One segment of Capnocytophaga sp. oral taxon 878 DNA contains the following:
- a CDS encoding DUF5103 domain-containing protein, producing MKKILFLLLLPLAMQAQPLVEKTPPDYIKTIIFKAEGNDKNQFPIVRRNERFSLEFDDLGGNEETYYYKITHCNADWSVSSLLKSEYLKGIDNQPLQPESNSYGTLQSYSHYQLTLPNELTQLTLSGNYIISITDSYGTELFSRRFVIYTPQVNVLAEVKRARDLQYFDTQQVVQFTIKQKDFRLDNPNVAVKVAILQNYRWDTAITAPKPQYVMGNDLVYRYDRETAFWGGNEYFYFDSKDIRVPASGISRLYRDKWVNSYLFTNVSRANNVYTYYPDINGDFLVTTLNGNKAANEADYTLVHFAIEGKSSFWNKEVYVYGKFSNYELTDAYKLTYDESDGLFKGKILLKQGFYNYKFATKAGNTIDFNEIGGNFYQTENTYLVLVYYRAPGALYDEVVGVGSASGANITR from the coding sequence ATGAAAAAAATCCTCTTTTTACTTCTGCTTCCTTTGGCAATGCAAGCACAACCGCTGGTAGAGAAAACGCCACCGGATTATATTAAAACAATTATCTTCAAGGCTGAAGGAAATGATAAAAACCAATTTCCTATTGTGAGGCGCAATGAGCGTTTTAGCTTAGAATTTGACGACCTTGGGGGCAATGAGGAGACTTATTACTACAAAATTACGCATTGCAATGCAGACTGGTCGGTTTCAAGCTTATTAAAGAGTGAATACCTTAAAGGGATAGATAACCAGCCGCTGCAACCGGAAAGCAACTCATACGGTACGCTGCAAAGCTATTCACACTACCAACTTACCTTACCCAATGAACTTACCCAACTTACCCTTAGCGGCAATTATATTATTAGTATTACTGATAGTTATGGTACTGAACTCTTCTCACGTCGCTTTGTAATATATACCCCACAAGTAAATGTACTGGCCGAAGTGAAACGCGCTAGGGATTTGCAGTATTTTGATACCCAACAAGTGGTGCAATTCACTATTAAGCAGAAAGATTTTAGACTTGATAACCCTAATGTGGCAGTGAAAGTAGCTATACTACAAAACTACCGCTGGGATACTGCTATTACTGCCCCTAAACCCCAATACGTAATGGGTAATGACCTTGTGTACCGCTATGACCGAGAAACGGCTTTTTGGGGAGGGAATGAGTATTTTTACTTTGACAGTAAAGACATAAGGGTGCCTGCTTCGGGGATATCACGGCTTTATCGTGATAAATGGGTGAATAGCTACCTATTTACCAATGTGAGTAGGGCTAACAACGTTTATACTTATTACCCTGATATTAATGGCGACTTTTTGGTTACTACCCTAAATGGCAACAAGGCTGCTAATGAAGCTGATTACACTTTGGTACATTTTGCCATAGAAGGTAAATCATCTTTTTGGAATAAGGAAGTGTATGTGTATGGGAAGTTCAGTAATTATGAGCTTACTGATGCCTACAAACTTACTTATGATGAGAGTGATGGGCTTTTTAAGGGGAAAATACTTCTTAAACAGGGTTTTTACAACTACAAGTTTGCTACTAAAGCAGGTAATACTATTGATTTTAACGAGATAGGAGGTAACTTTTACCAAACAGAAAACACCTACCTTGTACTTGTGTACTATCGTGCTCCTGGAGCCCTTTATGATGAGGTAGTAGGAGTAGGCTCGGCTTCGGGGGCTAATATCACAAGATAG
- a CDS encoding replication-associated recombination protein A: protein MNSPLAERMRPTTLAQYVGQEHLVGAQGALRQQIERGLLPSLIFWGPPGTGKTTLANIIAHQSKRAFYTLSAISSGIKEVREVIEQSKQSGGLFSTQNPIVFIDEIHRFNKTQQDSLLQAVEKGWITLIGATTENPSFEVIPALLSRCQVYILKAFERKDLEELLQNAIRQDVVLKTKPIELQETEALLRLSGGDGRKLLNTFELIVNATPEGQPVVITNESVLHLVQKNTVLYDKTGEQHYDIISAFIKSIRGSDPNGAVYWLARMIEGGEDVKFIARRMLILASEDIGNANPTAMILANNTFQAVTTIGYPEARIILSQCAIYLASSAKSNASYKAINKAQQVVKQTGDLSVPIHLRNAPTKLMKELGYGKDYQYAHDYEENFAYQDYLPDELQGETFYEPSDNPRENALREHLKKLWGERYGY, encoded by the coding sequence ATGAATTCTCCTTTAGCAGAACGTATGCGTCCCACTACTTTAGCACAATATGTGGGGCAAGAACACTTGGTAGGTGCGCAAGGCGCTTTGCGCCAACAAATAGAGCGTGGGTTATTACCCTCTCTTATCTTCTGGGGACCACCAGGTACAGGCAAGACTACCTTAGCAAATATTATTGCACACCAAAGCAAGCGAGCTTTTTATACCCTGAGTGCTATCAGTTCGGGGATTAAGGAGGTGCGAGAGGTAATTGAGCAAAGCAAACAAAGTGGGGGACTCTTCAGTACACAAAACCCCATTGTATTCATTGATGAAATTCACCGTTTTAACAAAACACAACAAGACTCACTACTGCAAGCGGTAGAGAAAGGCTGGATTACGCTTATAGGGGCGACTACTGAAAACCCGAGCTTTGAGGTAATTCCGGCGTTATTATCACGCTGCCAAGTGTATATACTAAAAGCTTTTGAACGCAAAGACTTGGAAGAGCTATTGCAGAATGCTATACGCCAAGATGTGGTGCTAAAGACTAAGCCTATAGAACTGCAAGAGACTGAAGCCCTTTTGCGCCTATCGGGGGGAGATGGACGCAAATTACTTAATACTTTTGAACTTATTGTAAACGCTACCCCTGAAGGACAACCGGTGGTGATTACCAATGAGAGTGTGCTGCACCTTGTACAAAAAAATACTGTACTATATGACAAAACCGGTGAGCAGCATTACGATATTATTTCGGCCTTTATCAAATCGATAAGGGGGAGTGACCCTAATGGGGCTGTATACTGGTTGGCACGAATGATAGAAGGGGGTGAAGATGTGAAATTTATTGCGCGCCGTATGCTTATTTTGGCTTCGGAAGATATAGGGAATGCAAACCCTACGGCTATGATTTTGGCTAATAACACCTTCCAAGCGGTTACTACTATTGGCTACCCTGAAGCGCGTATTATACTGAGCCAGTGTGCTATATATCTGGCATCATCGGCGAAGAGCAATGCGAGCTATAAGGCTATAAACAAGGCACAACAGGTAGTGAAACAAACGGGAGACCTATCGGTACCTATACACCTGCGCAATGCCCCTACTAAACTGATGAAAGAACTGGGCTATGGGAAAGACTACCAATACGCTCACGACTATGAAGAGAACTTTGCTTATCAGGATTATTTACCTGATGAGTTACAGGGGGAGACTTTTTATGAGCCTTCGGACAACCCGCGAGAGAATGCGCTGCGTGAACACTTAAAGAAACTTTGGGGGGAGCGATATGGATACTAA
- a CDS encoding aromatic amino acid ammonia-lyase: MEHYISNDVLLLEQLIAIIEEDTQLRLSEEAVNNIETCHRFLDEHIKNHTADLHKLIDDSFFDENGNLKIAELDEKQQDMLRHYACGIGERIPNEIVRLMLFLKIQSFSYGFSGVRLALVQRLIDFYNKGVLPVVYSKDIPDERIALAHLALPLFGEGEVCVQHKIYSAQELEAKYGWEPLSLELREADALLNGTQLTTAYGVYNLAKSLRIVEWADFVASVSTQVFGGNLSAFSEAMQVVRPHKGLIETAEHLRCLLKDSSVAKHPEAFPAMPEAFASIPQIHGAVRESIGAIRKVIKTEMNSVTDNPILFPETKEIIFGGNSHTLPLSLAMDFLAITLTSLGNIAERRVFYLLTNIEQESEMEVDYPIFQRIIEGILNENRRLSTPASIESPILFEKTIDIKGMGGSSAIKCEQVVKNIEKILAIELILATSLWKKKELKRHSELFEDYLSFMAEGEESSLKKQIERTIGFFRDFRS, encoded by the coding sequence ATGGAACACTACATCTCGAACGATGTCCTCTTACTGGAGCAGCTTATTGCCATTATTGAGGAAGATACGCAGCTAAGGCTATCGGAAGAAGCGGTGAACAATATAGAGACTTGTCACAGGTTTTTGGACGAGCATATTAAAAACCATACGGCGGACTTACACAAACTGATTGATGATAGTTTTTTTGACGAAAATGGGAATCTGAAGATAGCGGAACTGGATGAGAAGCAACAGGATATGTTGCGGCATTACGCTTGTGGTATAGGGGAGCGCATTCCTAATGAGATTGTAAGGCTGATGCTTTTTTTAAAGATACAATCTTTTTCATACGGTTTTAGCGGGGTGCGCTTGGCGTTGGTGCAACGGCTTATAGACTTTTACAACAAGGGAGTGCTACCGGTGGTGTACTCCAAAGATATACCTGATGAGAGGATTGCGCTGGCGCACCTTGCTTTGCCACTTTTTGGTGAGGGGGAGGTGTGTGTGCAGCACAAAATCTATTCGGCACAGGAGCTGGAAGCTAAATATGGCTGGGAGCCACTGAGCTTGGAGCTGCGTGAGGCTGATGCGCTGCTAAATGGCACGCAGCTGACTACTGCTTATGGGGTGTACAATCTTGCAAAATCATTACGGATAGTGGAGTGGGCGGACTTTGTAGCCTCGGTTTCGACCCAAGTGTTTGGGGGGAACTTATCGGCTTTTTCGGAAGCTATGCAAGTGGTGCGCCCGCATAAGGGGCTGATAGAGACGGCAGAGCACTTGCGCTGCTTACTGAAAGACAGCAGTGTAGCGAAGCACCCAGAGGCTTTTCCAGCTATGCCAGAGGCTTTTGCATCGATACCGCAAATACACGGTGCGGTGCGTGAATCGATAGGGGCGATACGCAAGGTGATTAAGACGGAGATGAACTCGGTTACTGATAATCCTATTCTTTTCCCAGAAACTAAAGAGATTATTTTTGGGGGTAACTCACATACCTTACCGCTATCATTGGCGATGGATTTTCTTGCCATTACACTTACGAGCCTAGGTAATATAGCAGAGCGACGAGTGTTTTACCTGCTTACCAATATAGAGCAAGAGAGTGAGATGGAGGTGGATTATCCTATTTTCCAGCGTATTATTGAGGGTATATTGAATGAAAACCGTAGGTTATCGACCCCTGCGAGTATAGAAAGCCCTATTTTATTTGAAAAGACGATAGATATTAAGGGGATGGGAGGCAGTTCGGCTATTAAATGTGAGCAAGTAGTGAAGAATATAGAGAAGATATTGGCTATTGAGCTTATTTTGGCTACTTCATTATGGAAAAAGAAGGAGCTTAAGAGGCATTCGGAGCTTTTTGAGGATTACCTCAGCTTTATGGCTGAAGGGGAAGAGAGTAGCCTGAAAAAGCAGATAGAACGTACTATTGGATTTTTTAGGGATTTTAGGAGTTAG
- a CDS encoding lactonase family protein, which translates to MMKIRSVIFGVLWMLSWHTFGQHWKGDSLTMFVGTYTEGGKSEGIYSYHFNQEDGKFELLDVIAAGNPSFLTLSADGNRLYAVSEYSDGRQGAYSFDLKDYRMVWSKPVFQSTVPKEALPQAGADPCHIVSDNNYVITANYTGGDISVFGLDAERRLGAEVQHIAFIEASHGSVSHIHCIIPTPEGRYVLVTDLGKNCVYRFRYKERKAPQGVKILNDIKVAYRMSNGEGPRHLTFSKDGRYAYLINELGGECVVLRYKNGKLKEVQRIMADEGGGRGSADIHISPDGRFLYTSHRLKKDGIAIFAVDPKKGTLKKVGYQETGVHPRNFAITPNGKYLLVACRDDNKIQVFRRDETSGMLTDTLININVDKPTCIVFGGKK; encoded by the coding sequence ATAATGAAAATACGCAGTGTTATATTTGGGGTGCTATGGATGCTGAGTTGGCATACCTTTGGGCAACATTGGAAGGGTGATAGCCTGACGATGTTTGTAGGCACTTATACAGAAGGAGGAAAATCGGAAGGGATTTATAGTTATCATTTTAATCAGGAAGATGGGAAGTTTGAGTTATTGGATGTAATAGCGGCTGGAAACCCTTCGTTCTTGACGCTATCGGCCGATGGGAATAGGCTGTATGCTGTGAGTGAATACAGTGATGGGAGGCAGGGAGCTTATTCATTTGACTTGAAAGATTACAGGATGGTTTGGAGTAAGCCTGTTTTTCAAAGTACTGTTCCTAAAGAAGCCTTGCCACAGGCAGGTGCCGACCCTTGCCATATAGTAAGTGATAATAACTACGTGATCACAGCTAACTATACGGGAGGCGATATCAGTGTTTTCGGATTAGATGCTGAAAGGAGATTGGGAGCGGAGGTGCAACACATAGCTTTCATAGAGGCTTCGCACGGAAGTGTATCTCATATCCATTGTATTATCCCTACCCCTGAGGGGCGATATGTGCTGGTTACTGATTTAGGGAAAAACTGTGTGTATAGATTTCGTTATAAAGAAAGGAAAGCCCCCCAAGGTGTTAAAATACTGAATGATATAAAAGTTGCGTATCGTATGAGCAATGGGGAAGGGCCACGGCATCTTACCTTTAGTAAAGATGGGCGTTATGCTTATCTTATAAATGAATTAGGAGGCGAATGTGTGGTGCTGCGCTATAAGAATGGCAAACTGAAAGAAGTACAACGGATAATGGCAGATGAAGGCGGAGGGCGCGGCAGTGCTGATATACATATTAGTCCTGATGGGCGTTTCTTATATACCTCACATAGGCTGAAGAAAGATGGTATTGCCATCTTTGCTGTAGACCCTAAGAAAGGAACTTTAAAGAAAGTAGGATACCAAGAGACGGGTGTACACCCCCGCAATTTTGCAATTACCCCCAATGGTAAATACCTGCTGGTAGCCTGCCGTGATGATAATAAAATACAAGTTTTTAGGCGAGATGAGACAAGTGGAATGCTGACAGATACCTTGATAAATATTAATGTAGATAAGCCTACTTGTATAGTGTTTGGGGGAAAGAAATAG
- a CDS encoding formate--tetrahydrofolate ligase: MTDLEIAQKAQMLPIKEVAKKLNINEDDIDPYGKYKAKLLLDLINVEKMKKSKLVLVTAITPTPAGEGKTTVSIGLTEGLNRIGKKSIAVLREPSLGPVFGIKGGAAGGGYSQVVPMEDINLHFTGDFSAVEKANNLLAAVIDNNIHSKTHSIGIDPRTVVWKRVMDMNDRALRHIVVGLGGHTHGVPREDGFNITPASEIMAILCLSESFSDLKRRIGNIYVGKKFDGTPVFARDLKVVGAMALLLKEAIKPNLVQTLENNPAILHGGPFASIAQGTNTVLATKMGLSLGEYVVTEAGFGADLGAEKFLNIKCTSAGLAPDAVVIVATIRALRHHGGAKKEAYNTPDLEKVKLGIANLEKHIENVQLFGLKAVVAINYFPNDSEEEIAYIKEICAKKGVQAIVSKGFSEGGKGTEELAHAVIAIAESGESHFEPLYSNEASIEEKIDTVATKIYGAKKVHYSNRAISELKQIKKLGFDKLPICMVKTPKSLSDNEKLLARPSDFEVTVREFEFASGAGFVIPILGDTVRMPGLPSVPAAEGMDIDDEGVISGLS, translated from the coding sequence ATGACTGACTTAGAAATTGCCCAAAAGGCACAGATGCTTCCTATTAAAGAGGTGGCTAAGAAGCTGAATATTAATGAGGACGATATTGACCCTTATGGTAAATATAAGGCGAAACTTCTGTTAGACCTCATCAATGTTGAGAAGATGAAAAAGAGCAAGCTGGTGCTTGTTACTGCCATTACCCCTACCCCTGCAGGAGAAGGTAAAACTACAGTGAGCATAGGACTTACAGAAGGACTGAATAGGATAGGTAAAAAATCTATAGCTGTACTGCGTGAGCCTTCATTAGGGCCTGTATTTGGAATAAAAGGAGGAGCCGCTGGTGGAGGATACTCACAAGTAGTGCCTATGGAAGATATTAATTTGCATTTTACGGGAGACTTTTCGGCTGTTGAGAAGGCTAATAACCTATTGGCAGCTGTAATAGATAATAACATACATAGCAAGACACACAGCATAGGTATAGACCCACGTACTGTAGTATGGAAACGGGTAATGGATATGAATGACCGTGCGCTACGCCATATAGTAGTAGGCCTTGGAGGACATACCCACGGTGTACCTCGTGAAGATGGATTTAATATTACACCGGCCTCGGAGATTATGGCTATACTATGCCTATCGGAGAGTTTTTCGGACTTGAAAAGGCGTATAGGGAACATTTATGTAGGGAAGAAATTTGATGGGACTCCTGTGTTTGCAAGAGACCTGAAGGTGGTAGGAGCTATGGCTCTGCTACTAAAAGAGGCTATTAAACCTAACCTTGTACAGACCCTTGAGAATAACCCTGCTATACTACACGGCGGTCCGTTTGCTAGTATTGCACAAGGTACAAATACTGTTCTGGCTACCAAGATGGGATTATCATTGGGAGAGTATGTAGTTACCGAAGCTGGTTTTGGGGCAGACCTTGGGGCAGAGAAGTTTTTGAATATAAAATGTACCTCGGCAGGGTTGGCTCCTGATGCAGTAGTGATTGTGGCTACTATCCGTGCCTTGCGACATCACGGAGGAGCTAAAAAGGAAGCATACAATACTCCTGACTTGGAAAAAGTGAAACTGGGTATTGCCAATTTGGAAAAACATATTGAGAATGTACAACTATTCGGGCTTAAAGCTGTAGTAGCTATCAACTATTTCCCTAACGATAGCGAGGAAGAAATAGCCTACATAAAAGAGATATGTGCTAAAAAAGGTGTGCAAGCTATTGTGAGCAAAGGTTTTAGTGAAGGAGGTAAAGGTACTGAGGAACTTGCTCACGCTGTAATAGCTATAGCTGAGAGCGGTGAAAGCCACTTTGAACCTTTGTATAGCAATGAGGCAAGTATAGAAGAGAAGATAGATACCGTAGCTACTAAGATATATGGCGCTAAGAAGGTGCATTACAGTAATAGAGCTATAAGTGAACTAAAACAGATAAAGAAATTAGGCTTTGACAAATTGCCTATCTGTATGGTAAAGACACCAAAATCACTTAGTGATAATGAGAAATTATTGGCACGGCCTAGTGATTTTGAAGTAACGGTAAGAGAGTTTGAATTTGCTTCGGGGGCTGGATTTGTAATTCCGATACTGGGGGATACGGTGCGCATGCCAGGACTACCCAGTGTACCAGCTGCTGAGGGTATGGACATAGATGATGAGGGTGTAATAAGCGGCTTATCGTAA
- a CDS encoding DUF3575 domain-containing protein — MKRIILAAMLLFASVKTFAQDDFPKHQVNLNVLNVIWLASVELGYEHFFAFNQSIEGEIFINDRFSFFTKKNGEKYSANSVKLGYNYYFDLDGNSGPYVNPFIKQRFGKFKYADNTETSLDSFIVGIGAGYQWNYNDTFVIAPYANIARNFGKGVKDDSKFWAIEPNLGIKIAYKF, encoded by the coding sequence ATGAAAAGAATTATTTTAGCCGCTATGCTCCTTTTTGCATCAGTGAAGACTTTTGCACAGGACGATTTTCCTAAGCACCAAGTAAACCTTAACGTGCTTAATGTTATATGGTTAGCCTCAGTAGAATTGGGGTATGAACACTTTTTTGCTTTCAATCAATCAATTGAGGGAGAGATTTTTATAAATGATAGATTCTCTTTCTTCACTAAAAAGAATGGTGAAAAGTACAGTGCTAACAGTGTGAAGTTAGGTTATAACTATTATTTTGATTTGGATGGCAATTCAGGACCGTATGTAAATCCTTTTATTAAACAACGTTTTGGTAAATTTAAATATGCTGACAATACTGAAACTAGCTTGGATAGCTTTATCGTAGGTATTGGAGCTGGTTACCAATGGAATTACAACGATACTTTTGTTATTGCCCCTTATGCTAATATTGCACGTAACTTTGGTAAAGGTGTGAAAGATGATAGTAAATTCTGGGCTATAGAGCCTAACCTTGGTATTAAAATAGCATACAAATTCTAA
- a CDS encoding porin family protein, which yields MKQFFITLVVASLATIGYGQTAIGVKGNDPFLTFNVFANVKSGGNYNVEYFPELILPNVGVFANVRFASHFAFQPELMYKQEAISFQRENENLERGDRHFIRFNSIEMPMLLHIQGNNPFRGFGQIGVGPKFLMRATYSERQKSARTDISRYFNSTQLVFHLGGGVMWETRKWIFMADGRFSGSISDISSDSYNPYLDFKDATSVYLSFSVGVGYKIR from the coding sequence ATGAAACAGTTTTTTATTACTTTGGTAGTGGCCAGCCTTGCAACTATAGGCTATGGACAAACGGCTATAGGAGTGAAGGGGAATGACCCTTTTCTTACCTTTAATGTTTTTGCTAATGTAAAATCGGGGGGGAATTATAATGTAGAGTACTTTCCTGAACTTATACTGCCTAATGTAGGGGTATTTGCTAATGTGCGATTTGCTTCACATTTTGCTTTTCAGCCTGAACTTATGTATAAGCAAGAGGCTATTTCTTTTCAAAGGGAAAATGAAAACTTAGAACGAGGTGATAGACACTTTATCAGATTTAATAGTATTGAAATGCCAATGCTACTTCATATACAAGGGAATAATCCTTTTAGGGGATTTGGGCAGATAGGTGTAGGCCCTAAGTTCTTGATGAGAGCTACTTATTCGGAAAGACAAAAGAGTGCTAGGACGGATATTAGTAGGTATTTTAACTCGACACAGTTGGTTTTTCACTTAGGTGGAGGTGTGATGTGGGAGACGAGGAAGTGGATTTTTATGGCTGATGGTAGGTTTTCGGGGAGTATTAGTGATATTAGCAGTGATAGTTATAATCCGTACCTTGACTTTAAGGATGCTACGAGTGTGTATTTGAGTTTTTCGGTAGGAGTGGGGTATAAGATTAGATAA
- a CDS encoding response regulator transcription factor has product MKILIIEDEKELRLTLRQFFEQEHFLVETAKDYHLGLSKLADYDYDCVLLDIMLPGGSGMQLLDELKAMKKKHSVIIVSAKDSVDDKVLGLEKGADDYLAKPFHLSELLARVKSIIRRKNQQGEEVIQLKNVCLYPETRTVKVGDVLLNLNRKEYDLLYYFIIRPERLVEKTTLAEAVWGDYIDQVDSLDFIYSQIKNLRKKLKTAQAEIDFQAVYGIGYKLV; this is encoded by the coding sequence TTGAAAATACTAATTATAGAGGACGAGAAGGAGTTGCGGCTTACTTTGCGTCAGTTTTTTGAACAGGAACATTTTTTGGTAGAAACAGCTAAAGATTATCATTTGGGGTTATCAAAACTTGCAGATTATGATTACGATTGTGTATTGCTGGATATTATGCTGCCGGGTGGGAGTGGTATGCAGCTGCTTGATGAGCTGAAGGCTATGAAGAAAAAGCATTCGGTGATTATTGTATCGGCGAAAGACTCGGTAGATGATAAGGTTTTGGGCTTAGAGAAGGGGGCGGATGACTATCTGGCTAAGCCGTTCCATCTTTCGGAACTTCTGGCAAGGGTGAAATCAATCATTAGGCGGAAGAACCAACAGGGGGAAGAGGTTATACAGCTTAAGAATGTATGCTTGTACCCTGAGACTCGTACTGTGAAAGTAGGTGATGTGCTGCTGAACTTAAACCGCAAAGAATATGACTTATTGTATTATTTTATAATTCGCCCTGAGCGCTTGGTGGAGAAAACAACTCTTGCTGAGGCTGTATGGGGTGATTATATTGACCAAGTGGATAGCCTTGACTTCATCTATTCACAGATTAAAAATCTTCGTAAAAAACTTAAAACAGCCCAAGCCGAAATTGACTTCCAAGCGGTGTATGGCATTGGGTACAAATTGGTGTAA
- a CDS encoding cell wall metabolism sensor histidine kinase WalK, which yields MKISLKNYTLRYLTLAFLLILIIWTLMVGIYIYEEVIYEEESYSKELLDDDVLLNLAIALGVLYAVLVLSTYLINLLLIRKIWRPFQAIITAIRQYKVGSRQQLEPITTDVMEFNILHQNIQQMWLRNEVMFDEQKAFIENASHELQTPLAITLGKLELLMTDEGLSEGQLLQLSQIKQSLTRMTHLNKSLLMLTRIENHQYKETESVSFQGLITAILDDLTDLIEYKELRVEVDALQDFRVEMNKDLAAILISNLVRNAIKYNSKGGEIKVVIRGDRFEVQNSSQDHLPLDVERIFKRFHKGEQDANSTGLGLAIVKSIGDAYQLDVSYRFKEGRHCLEVRDKR from the coding sequence ATGAAAATATCACTGAAAAACTATACGCTGAGGTACCTTACTCTGGCTTTTTTGCTTATCTTAATTATTTGGACGTTAATGGTGGGCATCTATATTTATGAAGAGGTTATTTATGAGGAGGAGAGTTATAGTAAGGAGCTTTTGGACGATGATGTGCTGCTGAATTTGGCTATAGCCCTTGGGGTGCTGTATGCTGTTTTGGTGCTTTCGACTTATCTTATTAACTTGCTGCTTATAAGGAAGATATGGAGGCCTTTTCAGGCTATAATAACTGCTATTAGGCAGTATAAGGTGGGGAGTAGGCAGCAATTAGAGCCTATTACTACGGATGTGATGGAGTTTAATATTCTGCACCAGAATATACAGCAGATGTGGCTGAGAAATGAGGTGATGTTTGACGAGCAGAAGGCTTTTATTGAGAATGCTTCGCACGAGCTTCAGACGCCTTTGGCTATTACGCTTGGCAAACTGGAGCTGCTGATGACTGATGAGGGGCTTAGTGAGGGGCAGCTGCTGCAACTTAGCCAGATAAAGCAATCACTGACGCGGATGACTCATCTGAACAAATCGTTATTGATGCTTACAAGGATTGAAAATCACCAGTATAAGGAGACTGAGAGTGTATCGTTCCAGGGGCTTATTACGGCTATTTTGGATGACTTGACTGACCTTATTGAGTATAAGGAGCTGAGGGTGGAGGTGGATGCTTTGCAGGATTTCAGGGTGGAAATGAATAAGGATTTGGCTGCGATACTTATTTCTAACTTGGTGCGTAATGCTATAAAATATAACTCTAAGGGGGGTGAAATAAAGGTTGTGATTAGGGGTGATCGGTTTGAGGTGCAGAATTCTTCACAGGATCATTTGCCTTTGGATGTGGAGCGTATTTTTAAGCGTTTTCATAAGGGTGAGCAGGATGCTAACTCTACTGGTTTGGGGTTGGCGATTGTAAAATCGATTGGGGATGCTTATCAGTTGGATGTGAGTTACAGATTTAAAGAAGGGAGGCATTGTTTGGAGGTAAGAGATAAGAGATAA